A genome region from Prochlorococcus marinus CUG1417 includes the following:
- the gshA gene encoding glutamate--cysteine ligase: MTQNNLYKGFEVELFTGSLNSHIGVSAEIEKKFPDFVKEPDNRNVEYITTPEKDYNFLYEKLINPRKKLRRWLNKKELTIIPSSTLCFKHDIQFQRSDIQNVYHQFIQDSYGISIATSSVHINIGIDDLDKLFAAIRLIRSEAALYLSISASSPFLNNKITENHSQRWMQFPKTPQKVPFFVNHNSYIDWIEKNIANKNMQNIRHFWSSIRPNGPQRPLILDRLELRICDFVHDINLLLGITAMLELRILNLFENMNTLDPLTTSIFSIDELSEICDKNEINAAKDSLNSELIHWRDGKKVICREWIQNLLSDLSPTAEKFNMQHLLKPIYVVLEEGNQSMKWINQYKKGFSIEQIMKFSIDDMIKNEEDSV; this comes from the coding sequence ATGACTCAAAATAATCTTTATAAGGGTTTTGAAGTGGAACTTTTCACAGGTTCTTTAAATTCTCATATTGGTGTTTCGGCAGAAATTGAGAAAAAATTTCCTGATTTTGTAAAAGAGCCAGATAACAGAAATGTTGAATACATAACAACACCTGAAAAAGATTACAATTTTTTGTACGAGAAATTAATAAATCCAAGAAAAAAGTTAAGGCGATGGCTCAACAAAAAAGAGTTAACAATTATTCCTTCATCCACGCTCTGTTTTAAACATGACATACAATTTCAACGATCTGATATTCAAAATGTTTATCATCAATTCATACAAGATAGTTATGGAATATCTATTGCAACTTCAAGCGTACATATAAATATAGGAATAGATGATTTAGATAAACTTTTTGCTGCTATAAGACTAATAAGGTCTGAGGCTGCTTTGTACCTATCCATAAGTGCTAGTTCGCCTTTTTTAAATAATAAAATTACGGAAAACCACTCACAGAGATGGATGCAGTTTCCTAAAACACCCCAAAAAGTACCTTTTTTTGTTAACCATAATTCCTATATCGATTGGATCGAGAAAAATATAGCTAATAAAAATATGCAAAATATCAGACATTTTTGGTCTTCAATTCGTCCAAATGGTCCTCAAAGGCCTTTAATTCTTGATCGTTTGGAATTAAGAATTTGTGATTTCGTTCATGATATTAATTTGCTCCTAGGGATAACGGCAATGCTAGAACTAAGGATTCTAAATCTTTTTGAAAATATGAATACTTTAGATCCTTTGACTACAAGTATTTTTTCTATTGATGAATTATCAGAAATATGCGATAAAAATGAAATTAATGCTGCTAAAGATAGTCTTAATTCAGAATTAATCCACTGGAGAGATGGAAAAAAAGTTATTTGTAGAGAATGGATTCAAAATTTATTATCAGATTTATCACCTACTGCAGAAAAATTTAATATGCAACATCTTTTGAAACCTATCTATGTGGTGCTTGAAGAAGGTAATCAATCTATGAAGTGGATAAATCAATATAAAAAAGGTTTTTCTATAGAACAAATAATGAAATTTTCTATCGATGATATGATCAAGAATGAAGAGGATAGTGTTTGA